Proteins encoded by one window of Leopardus geoffroyi isolate Oge1 chromosome X, O.geoffroyi_Oge1_pat1.0, whole genome shotgun sequence:
- the LOC123594521 gene encoding protein BHLHb9-like — protein sequence MTGAKNETRNKGKAQKRAGVQAEAKRETIGIVRPVAKTQDKAVAKAGSQADATAAMKARSKNRSVPEIKERGLAYFSPKAEDEATKVSGICSVAEANAEFGSTCKRKAGIDTWFWSGEEANVGSWFWSGEEANNHSNAKDEGKAGIDRLSYAEKLESVAEASCKARPGAEEEEEENVIGNWFWDGDETSYDPNPRPVSRIVRPQPVDEINEKNRPKDWSEVTIWPKAPAVTPAVLGFRSQVPFETKPPSYIVLASAEENTHSLPVATTCPSRSTTSCSQPVPDYPFGSNPCIQTIEEIRHQIRIREVNGIKPFACPCKMECYMDSEEFEKLVTLLKSTTDPLIHKIAQIAMGIIKVHPFAQEFINEVGVVTLIESLLSFPSSEIRKKAVITLNPPSGDERQRKVELHVKHMCKETMSFPLNSPGQQSGLKILGQLTTDSDHHHIVANYFSQLFHLLSLGNRKTRNLVLKVLLNMSENPTAARDMINTKTLAALKLIFNQKEAKANLVSAVAIFINIKEHIRKGSIVVVDHMNYNTLMAIFREVKGIIETM from the coding sequence ATGACTGGAGCTAAGAATGAGACTAGAAACAAAGGCAAAGCTCAAAAAAGGGCTGGTGTGCAAGCTGAAGCAAAGAGGGAGACTATTGGCATAGTCAGACCTGTAGCTAAGACCCAGGACAAAGCAGTAGCCAAGGCAGGGTCTCAAGCTGATGCAACAGCAGCGATGAAGGCAAGGTCTAAGAACAGGAGTGTTCCTGAGATAAAGGAAAGAGGCCTGGCATATTTTAGTCCCAAAGCTGAAGATGAGGCCACTAAAGTATCTGGGATTTGTTCTGTGGCTGAGGCTAATGCTGAGTTTGGGTCCACCTGTAAACGTAAGGCTGGTATTGATACCTGGTTTTGGAGTGGAGAAGAAGCCAATGTTGGTTCCTGGTTTTGGAGTGGAGAAGAGGCCAATAATCATTCTAATGCTAAGGATGAAGGTAAAGCTGGTATTGATCGTCTGTCCTATGCTGAAAAGTTGGAATCTGTGGCCGAGGCCAGCTGCAAAGCTaggccaggggctgaggaggaagaggaagaaaatgttattggGAACTGGTTTTGGGATGGAGATGAAACTAGTTATGACCCTAATCCTAGACCTGTGAGCAGGATAGTTAGGCCCCAGCCTGTggatgaaattaatgaaaaaaataggcCCAAGGACTGGTCTGAGGTAACTATCTGGCCCAAAGCCCCTGCTGTAACTCCAGCAGTGTTAGGATTTAGATCCCAAGTCCCATTTGAGACAAAGCCTCCTTCATATATTGTCCTGGCCTCAGCTGAGGAAAATACCCATTCTTTACCTGTGGCAACAACATGCCCTTCTAGGAGCACTACTTCATGCTCACAGCCTGTCCCTGACTATCCATTCGGTTCTAACCCTTGCATCCAGACCATAGAGGAGATTAGACACCAAATCAGGATTAGGGAAGTGAATGGGATTAAGCCATTTGCTTGCCCTTGCAAAATGGAATGCTATATGGATTCTGAGGAATTTGAAAAACTTGTTACCTTACTTAAGTCAACTACTGATCCTCTCATTCATAAAATAGCTCAAATTGCAATGGGGATCATTAAGGTTCATCCCTTTGCCCAAGAGTTTATTAATGAGGTGGGTGTAGTGACGCTTATTGAAAGCTTGCtcagttttccttcctctgaaatCAGAAAAAAGGCTGTAATTACTCTGAATCCTCCTTCTGGGGATGAGAGACAACGCAAGGTTGAATTACATGTTAAGCATATGTGTAAGGAAACCATGTCTTTTCCCTTGAATTCACCTGGACAACAATCTGGATTAAAGATACTAGGACAACTGACTACTGATTCTGACCATCACCACATTGTTGCCAATTACTTTTCACAACTTTTCCACTTGCTGTCCCTGGGAAATCGTAAAACCAGAAATCttgttttaaaagtacttttgaaTATGTCTGAAAATCCAACTGCAGCCAGAGACATGATCAATACAAAGACATTAGCAGCATTAAAACTCATCTTTAACCAGAAGGAGGCAAAAGCCAATCTCGTTAGTGCTGTGGCCATATTTATTAACATAAAGGAGCATATCAGAAAGGGCTCAATTGTAGTTGTTGATCACATGAATTATAATACACTGATGGCCATTTTCCGTGAGGTTAAAGGAATTATTGAAACAATGTAA